The sequence TACGCCCACCCAGACTCGGCGCAGCGAAGACATGGTGCAATACCAGCAGTTCTCGACGCCGCTTGGCCTTGCCTGGGTCGCAGGGTTCGCCGCGAATTTTCAACCGGGCGATTTGGTGCTGGAACCGTCGGCGGGCACCGGGTTGCTGGCGCTACAGGCCGAACTTGCCGGCGCAGGCCTCTTGCTCAACGAGGTTGCCGACACGCGGCTTGAACTGCTGAGGCATCTATTCAAGGGCACGAGCGTCACCGCGCACGACGCGGCGCAGATCCATGACCGCCTCGAACCCGGCCTGGTACCAAGCTGCATCCTGATGAACCCGCCGTTTTCGGCTGCGCTCGGCGTTGAGACTCGCGTAGCCGACGCAGCCTTCCGCCACATCGCATCCGCACTCGCCCGGCTCGCCGATGGCGGACGGCTCGTTGCGATCATGGGGAGCAACTGTGCACCAGATCATGCTGCCTGGCGCGGCAGCTTCATCCGGTTGCAGGAAACCGCTCGGGTCGTGTTCACCGCGCCGATCGCAGGCAGCATCTACACCAGCCACGGCACGACCTTCGAGAGCCGGTTGACGGTGATCGACAAGCTGCCTGCTGACGATCCCGGCGTCTTTCCGCAGTCGCATGAGATGGCCACCGACCTGCCAAGCTTGCTGCGAATGCTGGTCGATGCACTGCCAGCGCGGGCATCGGTTGCGGTCTTGCCTGCCATCCCGTCGACGGGAAAGATCGCTAGCGCTAGCCGCCGCGCCGCCGCTCCCAAACCTCGCCTTGTCGCCGTGCCGCCGGTTGAACCTGCCGGAGCCGTACTCGACTATGAAACCGTCGATTGGGTAGCGACCTGTAGAAGCCGCCTGACCGACGCCCTCTATGAGCCTTATGTGCTGCAATCGATCCGGATCGCGGGCGCGCAACCGCACCCGACCCGGCTCGTCCAGTCCGCCGCCATGGCCTCGGTCGCACCGCCCAAGCCCAGCTACCGGCCCCACTTGCCCGAGGGACTGGTCGAACGGGGTCACCTCTCCGACGCCCAGCTCGAATCCGTGATCTACGCGGGCGAAGCGCATAGCGAACATCTCGCCGGGAGATGGACCGTCGATGCCACCTTCGACAAGATCGAGGCCGCGCCCGACGATTGCGACACCGCTGTCCGCTTCCGTAAGGGCTGGTTCCTCGGCGACGGCACGGGCGCGGGCAAGGGGCGACAGGTGGCGGGGGTGCTACTCGACAACTGGCTCAAGGGCCGCCGCCGCGCGGTGTGGATTTCGAAGTCGGACAAGCTGCTCGAGGACGCCCAACGGGACTGGCATGCGCTCGGACAGGAGCCGCTGCTGATCCAGCCGCTCGCCCGCTTCCGTCAGGGCACACCCATCCGGCTCGAGCAGGGCATCCTTTTTACGACCTATGCCACGCTACGCTCCGATGCGCGTGAGAACCGGGTTTCAAGGGTGCAGCAGATCGTCGATTGGCTCGGCTGTAACTTCGACGGGGTCATTGTCTTCGACGAGAGCCATGCCATGCAGAATGCCGGTGGCGGCAAGTCAGACCGAGGGGATTCCTCGCCCTCGCAACAGGGGCGCGCAGGGCTGCGCCTCCAGCACGCTCTGCCCGATGCCCGCGTGCTCTATGTCTCGGCAACCGGCGCGACCACGGTCGAGAACCTCGCCTATGCGCAGCGGCTTGGCCTTTGGGGCGGCGCGGATTTCCCGTTCGACAAGCGCACCGATTTCGTGGCGGCTATCGAAGCGGGCGGGGTCGCGGCGATGGAAGTGCTGGCCCGCGACCTCAAGGCACTCGGTCTCTATGCCGCCCGCTCGCTGTCCTACGAAGGCGTCGAATACGAACTGGTCGAGCATCAGCTGACCCCCGACCAGGTCCGCATCTACGACGCCTATGCCGGTGCCTTCCAGGTCATCCATAACAACCTTGATGCGGCACTCGAAGCCTCGGGCGTCACCAGCAGCAGCGAGGGAACCTTAAACCGACAGGCAAAGTCGGCTGCGAGATCCGCGTTCGAGTCCGCCAAGCAGCGCTTCTTCAACCACCTCATTACCGCGATGAAGACGCCGACCCTGATCCGGGCGATCGAGCAGGGGCTCGCCGATGGCCACGCCGCCGTGGTGCAGATCGTCTCGACTGGCGAAGCCCTGCTGTCGCGCCGTCTCGCCGAGATCGATCCGGGCGAATGGAACGACATTTCTTGCGATGTCACTCCTCGAGAATACGTTCTGGACTATTTGGCGCACAGCTTCCCGGTCCAACTCCACGAGACCTACACCGATGGCGATGGCAACCTCGCCTCGCGTCCGGCCTATGACGATGCCGGGAATATGATCGAATGCCGCGAGGCCTGTCAGCGGCGCGACCGGCTGATCGAGAAGCTCGCAGCGATGGAGCCGGTGCAAGGCGCTCTCGACCAGATCGTCCAGCGGTTCGGCACCGACATGGTGGCCGAGGTAACGGGACGTTCGCGTCGCATCGTGCGCAAGGTCAATGCTGAAGGCGAGCGGTTCGTGGTCGAGAACCGGCCCGCCCATGCCAATCTCGCCGAAGCGCAGGCGTTCATGGAGGACCGGAAGCCGATCCTGGTCTTCTCTGACGCTGGCGGAACGGGCAGGAGTTACCATGCCGATCTCGGCGCGCGAAACCAGCGGCTGCGGCATCACTACCTGCTCGAAGCAGGCTGGAAGGCCGACACCGCGATCCAGGGGCTGGGTCGCACCAACCGCACAAACCAGGCGCAGCCCCCGCTGTTCCGTCCCGTCGCCACCGACGTTCAGGCCGAAAAGCGCTTCCTCTCGACCATCGCCCGGCGGCTCGACACGCTTGGCGCGATTACCCGCGGTCAGCGCCAAACCGGTGGCCAGGGACTGTTCCGCCCCGAAGATAATCTCGAAAGCCCTTATGCCCACGCGGCGCTGCGGCAGTTCTACCTGCTGATTTATGCGGGCAAGGTCGAGCACTGTTCGCTGGCGAACTTCGAGGCGATGACCGGCCTGTCGCTGACCGGTGGTAGCGGCTGCATCAAGGACGAACTACCGCCGATCACGACCTTCCTCAACCGGCTGCTGGCGCTCACGATTTCGATGCAGAACGTGCTGTTCACCGTGTTCGAGCAATTGCTCAGCGCCAGGGTGGAAAGTGCGATTGCATCAGGCAGCTACGACATTGGCCTCGAAACGCTGATAGCCGACAGTTTCTCTGTCACGAGCAGCGAGCCAATCTACGTCCACCCGGCGACCGGGGCAGAAACCCGGTTGCTTACGATCGCCATGCGCGAGCGCAACCAGCCGTTGACGCTCGACAAGGCGCTCGATCTGAAGCGCGAGCCGGGAGCGCGGCTGCTGGTCAATTCCCGGTCGAAGCGCGCAGCAGTGCAGCTTCCCGCGCGAAGCGTTATGCTCGATGATGGAGAGGTCGAACGTCGGGTCCGCCTGATCCGGCCGATGGAACGGCTGAACTTCGCACTCAACCAGCTGCCGGAGACAGCCTGGGCGGAAGTCGACGAGCGCACATTCTCCACAGTGTGGCAGACCGAAGTGGCGCAGGTTGAGGAGTTCACGACAAGCGAACTGCACATCGTCACCGGGCTTCTTCTCCCCATCTGGAAGCGGCTGCCCGAAGAATCGACCCGCGTGTACCGGCTCCAGACCGACGATGGCATGAGCATTGTCGGGCGCAGGGTGTCACCGGCATGGGCAGCGAACGCGACTGCCTGCAGCGACGCGCCCGAACTGTCGCCGCCGCAGGCGCTAGCGTTGCTGCGCGAGGGACATACGGTGCTTGACCTTGCCGATGGCCTTCAACTGCGCCGCTCGCGGTTGATGCAGGCGAACCGGATCGAGCTAACCGGCTTTGCTCCGACAGCGGTCGACCGCCTGAAGGCGATGGGGCTGTTCTCGGAGATAATCAGCTGGAAGCTGCGCCTGTTCGTCCCTGACGACACAGTGGCAGGATGCCAGGTGCTCGAACGGCTGTTCGAACGCCATCCGCTGGCCCGCATTCTCGACCGAAAGGCGGCCTGACATGGGAGGGGTTTCAACGCGCGCGGCTGACCTGTCAGAACGGCTCGCCCAGAACGCACAGGCCGTTTGCCGCCACTACCTCCCTGCAGGACGCCGCGAGGGGCGCTACTGGATGGTCGGCGATGTCGCCGGGTCGCCTGGGCGCAGCCTTTACGTCCGCCTGTTCGAAACCGACCGCGGTGCAATTGGCAACTGGGTCGATGCGGCGACCGGCGAACATGGCGACCTCATCGACCTTATCCGGCTCAACCAGCGACATGGGCGGCTTACCGAGACCATCGACGAGGCCGAGCGCTTCCTTTCACTGCCGCCACCGTCGGACGACGAACAGCGGAAGCACTCGTCCGGTCCACCAGCACGCGCAGGATCGCCAACCGCCGCACGGCGTCTCTTCGCAGCCTCCAAGCCGATTGTCGGCACGTTGGCGGCGACCTACCTGCAATCACGCGGCCTCGCACATCACGCAGACTTGCCAGCCCTGCGGTTCCACCCCCGCTGTTACTATCGCCCCAACGACGACGATGTGCCCGGAACTCCCGGTGCATTTGCGGCGCTGATTGCCGCGGTCACCGACGATGACGACCTGCAAACCGGTACGCATCGCACCTGGCTCGATCTATCCGGCAACAAGAAAGCCGCTGTCGCATCGCCGCGCCGGGCGATGGGCAATATCCTCGGCAACGCGATCCGGTTCGGTCAGGCGCAGGATGTCATGGCCGCCGGCGAAGGCATCGAAACCATGCTGTCCCTGCGCGAAGTCCTACCGACCTTCTCGCTGGCCGCCGCCACTTCCTCGTCGCACCTCGCCGCCATCCTGTTCCCGACGTCCCTCCGCCGTCTCTATGTCGCTCGCGACCGCGATGCAGCCGGGGATGCAGCATTCTCAATCCTGACCGAGCGAGCACAGGTCGCGGGGATCGAACTGCTCCCGCTCATGCCCGCGCTCGGCGATTTCAACGACGACCTGCGCCTGCATGGATCATCGGTCCTGAGCGAACGGGTCGTCATACAGTTGCATGAGGCCGATCGGGCGCGATTCCACCGTCGTTGAGCTGGGCCGAAACGGGATCGGGATGATGGTTCCCGTTCAAGGGCAGGTCTGTGCAGTCTCGCCAGACTCACCCGGCCTTCTTTGGGGGCGATCCGGGAGACCGGCTGCGGCGCGGCCGCAATGGCGGTGCGGCGACTATTTTCCGGCGGCGCGGTGCCCGCGCCGTTCCATCGCGAAGCAAAATAGCTGCCGTCCCGCCATCCTCCGCTTTCGCTTCGGCCTTGCAGGTGCGCCCGCACCGCAGCCGGTCAGAGGGATCGCCGGAAGGCCGGGCGAGGTGCCCGGCTCAGATCCGCGAGGACCGCCATCATGTCCGAACCCTTCGAACCCGATCACGAAATGTCGCCCACCGCCCATCTCCTCGATGAAATCGCCCTCTACGGCTACCGCCCCTTCTCGGACGAAGCCGACCCGCGGCCACTTCCCGACGAGCGCATCGCCGCTGGCGCGGTCGTCGACATGTTCGACGCGCTAATCGCGACCATGATCGACACCCGGCTCGAACCCGATCTTGAGGACCTGTGCTGGTCGCTCGCCAACCTCTTCCACCGCGCCCAGGGCCGGATCCAGCGCGAACTTGACGACAACGAGGATGCCCAGAAACGCGGGCAGCGCGAACAGGATGGCTCCGAGGTCAAGTCGGTCGAACTGGAACGTCTGATCAACGAAGGCATTGGCCTGATCGAACGGCGAAACGCGATGGAATTCATGCGCGAGGCTGCTTCCGACCAGTTCGAAGCACATTTCCGCAAGGCCTGGACCCCGCGCACCGGTTCACTCGTCAATCATCGCACCATGACTGCCGCCATGATCGACAGCCGCGACTTCCTTGCCGCCAAGCGCCGTTCCGAAACCGAACCACTGCTGCCGACTGGCACACGGATCGCCTTCACCTCCGGTCCCGCATATCAGGATCACAATCGCATCTGGGCTGTGCTCGACAAGGTTCTCGCCAAATATCCCGACATGGTCCTGTTCCACGGCGGCAACCCGACTGGTGGCGAGCACATCGCATCGCTCTGGGCGCGGAATCGCAAGATCGTCCATGTCCCGTTCCGGCCCGACTGGGAGCGGTTCAAGAAAGCAGCCCCGTTCCGTCGCAACGATCAGATGCTGGATGCGCTGCCCAAAGCCGTGGTTGCGTGTCCGGGCAACGGCATCAATGCCAACCTGGTCGACAAGGCCCGCAAGCTGGGGATTTCGGTCTGGGCGATCGAATGAACCTCGGCACAGACTGATCATTTTCCAGCCGACTTCCAGAGATCGCTCAATCGTAGCTTGATCGCGTCAAGCGCAGCTTGATCTGCGGCGCTTAAGGTCACTGCGATGTATTCATCCGTGCGATACCTATCGAGAATTGCGTTGCGGGCCTTGGCCATGGCGACGAACTCGATTGCAACAGGGGTGTCGTTGGCTGGCGTGATCACGTTGGATCGAAACTGGCTTGGATTGTAGACTGCGGTCGAATCCGGCAGGAAGAGTATCTCGGAGACGTCGCCCAGCTGCGGGCTAACATCAAGCAGGTCTCCGCGCCGATTGCGCCAGACTCCATGATGCTCAGCCTCAAAGTACAATCCGGGTATGTGCCAGATCGCCCATCCGTAAGCGATTGATCCACCCGCTCGGGATATCTTGCGCGCCACATTGTCAAAGCAAGCCGAAGCTTGTGCATCAGACGACCGCTTGGATCGGACGTAAACCGGGCGATCAGGCGAAATCGACTGGCAGAAGCTCTTCAATTCCGGAGTTATCGATTTAGGCAGCGTATTCATATGCAAGTGCATAGCTCGCGAGCGCGGGGCGCTCCAGCACCACCATCCGCACAACTATCGGGGATCCACCCCACTCTTAACGGCCAATCCGTTGGCCGACCCCAAGCCTCCTTCAATCAACCCGTGAAGGGTCCGCTACGCGTTCGCGTGCGGCCACTGCGGCCTGCTGCCTTCGTGGTGATTGCGGCTTTGCGCCGTCTGTCCGGGGCCTGTCGAGCGGGGATGGTCCCTGCTCCGAGACAGGAGCTCGAACATGTCACTCACCATCGCACAGCGTCACGCCTGGAGCCTCGCCCGCACCCTGATGGTCTGCGTTACCCTGTTCCACGCCGGTAACGGCTACGCCGCCGTCCCGACCTCAGAATTCGATGGCGACCCCAGCAGCATCGTTCGCGAATATGACCCGTTCAACCCCTGAACGCGCCGCACCGCACATCGCGCGCTGGCCGGATGCCCATCGGGTATTCCGGTCTGCGCCTGTGTCTGCTATCAATTTCAAGCACATTGCGCTGCGGTGGAGGTGGAGAGCGCGTCCCTTGCCCTTGGTTTCAAGGAGGACGCCATGTTGATCGGCCTTGCCCTGATAATCGTCGCAGTATTTATGTGCTGCGCGCTGCTTTTCCGCCTCTCGATCTACGCGCTGCCGCTGTTCGTGGCCTTTCTCGCTGGGTCGGCAACCTATCGCGGCGACAACGGCATCGTCGCTGCACTTGTCGCAGCAGCCATTGCCGCGATCGTGCTGCTCGCTGCCGCCCAGTTCGCACTGGCCTTTGCCAAATCCGACCTGACGCGGGCGGCGGTCGGCATTGCCTTCGCAGCTCCTGCCGCGGTCGCCGGCTATCATGCTGTCCACGGCATCGCGGCCGCGACCATGCCGCAAAGCGCATGGCAGCTTGCCGTTTCGTTGATCGGTGCTGCCGTCATTGCGACTGCTTCCTGGACTGAGTGGAGCCGGGCCCGCCTTTAGCTTCGGCGTCCCTCAAAGCCCCGCCCGGCAGGTGCCGGACGGGTCTGGCACGGTCAGATTGGCCGTGACGGGGCGGGCGATGGGATCAAGCGAGGCCTGCCCTCGTCGTTCCGGGTTGGAGCAAGGCTGGGCGGTTGCCAGGTCGAGCCAGCCATGACCATCCGGCCTTCCAAGATCTTGCGGGTTTCGGGCCGAGCTCGGCGTCGCGAATGGACCGGCGAAGGCGCGTTGCAGTCGCAAGGCATTGGGAAGCGGAAACGATCAACTGCCCCGCGATGGTGAACATCGCCCCGCTCGTTGCGCGGTCTGGCAAGTCCGGAACGGCCATGGCTTCCTGCTCAAGTGTGACCCGAGCCCACTGCCGCCTCTGCAATGGCTCTGGTTGGCAGGGGATGGCTTCGCCGCTTGATCCCTTGCTGCAACGCCGTCTCAGCCAACTTTCTTCCCCTGAGCGTACCGCCCATTCCTCGCGCGGCAAGAAAGCCGTCTGGCCGCCGTCCTCCACTCGCGTTCCGGTCCTGCGGATGCAGCGGGCACAAGCCCCTGCCTTCAACCAGCCATCGAGGCCGCGATGGGCGCGGGTTCGACCAACTTGAAGGAATGCATCATGGCCAACATCGGAACTTTCACCAAGACCGGCAACGAATACAAGGGCGAGATCGTCACCATGTCGGTGCAGCAGAAGAACGTCCGCATCGTTCCCGAGACCAGCGACAACGAGAACGCTCCGTCGCACCGGGTCTTCGTCGGCCGCGCGGAAATCGGCGCCGCCTGGACCAAGACCTCGAACGAAGGCCGCGACTATCTCTCGGTCAAGCTCGACGATCCCAGCTTCACCGCCCCGATCTTCGCCAACCTGTTCGACGACGAAGACGGCAAGTCCTACAACCTGATCTGGTCGCGCGCTCGCCGCACCAACGGCGACTGACCGGCAAGCCAGCCCCGTCCGGCACCTGCCGGGCGGGGCTTCGGCATGTTCATGCCTCGCTGTCGGCGGGCGGATCGGCGAGAAGATCGGCGGGCTTCACCCGAAGCGCCTGAGCGGTTTCGTGGATGGAAAGCAACGTTGCGTTTTGGCCGCCGCGTTCGATCATGCTCACATAGGCACGATCGACACCCATCCGCTCGGCGACCGCTTCCTGGCT is a genomic window of Sphingopyxis sp. FD7 containing:
- a CDS encoding strawberry notch-like NTP hydrolase domain-containing protein → MTNSPLAGAAVRPLASARPDQTARFIIAAAQDLLGHLAAGRRIEAPAIRTAMQSAFGASDASGAWDWKTAYEALEIAHLLFLRRYGPAIHAKTADPFERLKLFERISRLTPTQTRRSEDMVQYQQFSTPLGLAWVAGFAANFQPGDLVLEPSAGTGLLALQAELAGAGLLLNEVADTRLELLRHLFKGTSVTAHDAAQIHDRLEPGLVPSCILMNPPFSAALGVETRVADAAFRHIASALARLADGGRLVAIMGSNCAPDHAAWRGSFIRLQETARVVFTAPIAGSIYTSHGTTFESRLTVIDKLPADDPGVFPQSHEMATDLPSLLRMLVDALPARASVAVLPAIPSTGKIASASRRAAAPKPRLVAVPPVEPAGAVLDYETVDWVATCRSRLTDALYEPYVLQSIRIAGAQPHPTRLVQSAAMASVAPPKPSYRPHLPEGLVERGHLSDAQLESVIYAGEAHSEHLAGRWTVDATFDKIEAAPDDCDTAVRFRKGWFLGDGTGAGKGRQVAGVLLDNWLKGRRRAVWISKSDKLLEDAQRDWHALGQEPLLIQPLARFRQGTPIRLEQGILFTTYATLRSDARENRVSRVQQIVDWLGCNFDGVIVFDESHAMQNAGGGKSDRGDSSPSQQGRAGLRLQHALPDARVLYVSATGATTVENLAYAQRLGLWGGADFPFDKRTDFVAAIEAGGVAAMEVLARDLKALGLYAARSLSYEGVEYELVEHQLTPDQVRIYDAYAGAFQVIHNNLDAALEASGVTSSSEGTLNRQAKSAARSAFESAKQRFFNHLITAMKTPTLIRAIEQGLADGHAAVVQIVSTGEALLSRRLAEIDPGEWNDISCDVTPREYVLDYLAHSFPVQLHETYTDGDGNLASRPAYDDAGNMIECREACQRRDRLIEKLAAMEPVQGALDQIVQRFGTDMVAEVTGRSRRIVRKVNAEGERFVVENRPAHANLAEAQAFMEDRKPILVFSDAGGTGRSYHADLGARNQRLRHHYLLEAGWKADTAIQGLGRTNRTNQAQPPLFRPVATDVQAEKRFLSTIARRLDTLGAITRGQRQTGGQGLFRPEDNLESPYAHAALRQFYLLIYAGKVEHCSLANFEAMTGLSLTGGSGCIKDELPPITTFLNRLLALTISMQNVLFTVFEQLLSARVESAIASGSYDIGLETLIADSFSVTSSEPIYVHPATGAETRLLTIAMRERNQPLTLDKALDLKREPGARLLVNSRSKRAAVQLPARSVMLDDGEVERRVRLIRPMERLNFALNQLPETAWAEVDERTFSTVWQTEVAQVEEFTTSELHIVTGLLLPIWKRLPEESTRVYRLQTDDGMSIVGRRVSPAWAANATACSDAPELSPPQALALLREGHTVLDLADGLQLRRSRLMQANRIELTGFAPTAVDRLKAMGLFSEIISWKLRLFVPDDTVAGCQVLERLFERHPLARILDRKAA
- a CDS encoding DUF7146 domain-containing protein; this translates as MGGVSTRAADLSERLAQNAQAVCRHYLPAGRREGRYWMVGDVAGSPGRSLYVRLFETDRGAIGNWVDAATGEHGDLIDLIRLNQRHGRLTETIDEAERFLSLPPPSDDEQRKHSSGPPARAGSPTAARRLFAASKPIVGTLAATYLQSRGLAHHADLPALRFHPRCYYRPNDDDVPGTPGAFAALIAAVTDDDDLQTGTHRTWLDLSGNKKAAVASPRRAMGNILGNAIRFGQAQDVMAAGEGIETMLSLREVLPTFSLAAATSSSHLAAILFPTSLRRLYVARDRDAAGDAAFSILTERAQVAGIELLPLMPALGDFNDDLRLHGSSVLSERVVIQLHEADRARFHRR
- a CDS encoding DUF2493 domain-containing protein → MSEPFEPDHEMSPTAHLLDEIALYGYRPFSDEADPRPLPDERIAAGAVVDMFDALIATMIDTRLEPDLEDLCWSLANLFHRAQGRIQRELDDNEDAQKRGQREQDGSEVKSVELERLINEGIGLIERRNAMEFMREAASDQFEAHFRKAWTPRTGSLVNHRTMTAAMIDSRDFLAAKRRSETEPLLPTGTRIAFTSGPAYQDHNRIWAVLDKVLAKYPDMVLFHGGNPTGGEHIASLWARNRKIVHVPFRPDWERFKKAAPFRRNDQMLDALPKAVVACPGNGINANLVDKARKLGISVWAIE
- a CDS encoding helix-turn-helix domain-containing protein, which produces MFGANVRHYRVAAGLSQEAVAERMGVDRAYVSMIERGGQNATLLSIHETAQALRVKPADLLADPPADSEA
- a CDS encoding DUF736 domain-containing protein, coding for MANIGTFTKTGNEYKGEIVTMSVQQKNVRIVPETSDNENAPSHRVFVGRAEIGAAWTKTSNEGRDYLSVKLDDPSFTAPIFANLFDDEDGKSYNLIWSRARRTNGD